The following are from one region of the Salvia hispanica cultivar TCC Black 2014 chromosome 1, UniMelb_Shisp_WGS_1.0, whole genome shotgun sequence genome:
- the LOC125220781 gene encoding putative calcium-transporting ATPase 13, plasma membrane-type isoform X2, with protein sequence MSEIMIKAKSGCMELVHLHGSSNLNKKMWHNTFLTIYCSRAFLSPPSTIAIDHHLEGPQGVATALNSDPHDGITGDEQAFGTNTYPSPPPNKTFLHFTLTPFKDPSNLLLLACAAISLAIGINVPRCRQGLYDGATIFFLVFLIISISAVINFTQSRRLPKLTSNVLVQVVRSSTGEEVPIHDVVVGDIVFLNTGDQVPADGLFLDGHSLRVESEIKSSANHFRFSGTKVAEGYGKMLVTGVRMNTLLGEMMRRIAGVTEQATTLQSSLNKLASSMLKLGLAADFLVLVVWVIRYFTEYAQDDNGEKEFNWSRTKAVDVINSAIGIVAAVIIAVVATPERSPLALTLTLAYSMKRMMAEFRNYTDEERMERSSPFDKILMVQCLKTKDHVVAVTGDGTNDAPPLKEADIGLSMGIQGTEVYNNIQKFIQFQLTVNITALAVNFVAAVSAGEVPLTAVQLLWVNLIIDTLAALALARELMEPVGRDEALISNVMWRNLMAQAVYQIVVLLVLQFRGEGLLGVSEKVKNTLIFNAFVMCQVFNKFNARKLEKRNVFEGLQKNKMFVGIVGVTLVLQALMVQLLNKFADTEKLSLEEWGICVGIGALSWPIAWLVKLIPWEIIIQRGMTV encoded by the exons aTGTCAGAAATCATGATCAAAGCAAAGTCAGGGTGCATGGAGCTGGTGCATTTGCATGGCTCATCCAatctcaacaaaaaaatgtggcACAACACTTTCCTCACCATCTACTGTTCCAGAGCCTTCCTCTCTCCACCTTCAACAATCGCCATTGACCACCACCTCGAAGGACCTCAAGGCGTCGCCACCGCCCTCAATTCCGACCCCCACGACGGAATAACCGGCGACGAACAAGCCTTTGGCACAAACACCTACCCATCTCCTCCTCCCAACAAAACCTTCCTCCACTTTACGCTCACACCTTTCAAGGATCCATCCAACCTCCTCCTGCTAGCCTGCGCCGCAATCTCTCTAGCCATTGGCATCAACGTGCCCCGCTGCAGACAAGGCTTGTACGACGGCGCTACCATATTCTTCCTCGTCTTCCTCATCATCTCCATCTCCGCTGTTATCAACTTCACCCAGAGCAGACGCCTCCCCAAACTAACCAGCAACGTTTTAGTACAAGTTGTCAGAAGCAGCACAGGGGAAGAGGTCCCAATCCACGATGTCGTTGTTGGCGACATTGTATTCTTGAACACCGGTGATCAGGTCCCCGCAGACGGCCTCTTCTTGGATGGCCACTCTCTTCGTGTGGAGAGTGAGATCAAAAGCTCGGCCAACCACTTTCGCTTCTCCGGAACCAAGGTGGCTGAAGGCTATGGGAAAATGTTGGTGACTGGTGTTAGGATGAACACTCTGTTGGGAGAGATGATGAGGAGGATAGCCGGGGTTACAGAGCAGGCGACGACGCTGCAGAGCAGCCTAAACAAGCTCGCTTCCTCTATGTTAAAGCTCGGTTTGGCTGCGGATTTTCTGGTTCTTGTTGTGTGGGTGATTCGATACTTCACAGAGTATGCACAAGATGACAATGGGGAGAAAGAGTTTAATTGGAGCAGGACTAAAGCAGTTGATGTGATCAACTCTGCCATAGGGATTGTTGCAGCTGTGATCATTGCTGTGGTTGCTACACCGGAACGTTCGCCTCTGGCTTTGACTCTAACTCTTGCCTATTCTATGAAGAGGATGATGGCTGAGTTCCGTAACTACACAGACGAGGAGCGGATGGAGAGATCCTCCCCATTTGACAAGATCCTCATGGTGCAGTGCTTGAAGACGAAAGACCATGTGGTGGCAGTCACAGGAGACGGGACGAACGATGCACCGCCCTTAAAAGAGGCGGACATAGGCCTGTCGATGGGGATCCAAGGCACAGAGGTTTACAACAACATACAGAAGTTCATTCAGTTCCAGTTGACAGTCAACATCACGGCGCTGGCGGTCAACTTTGTGGCAGCCGTATCAGCCGGGGAGGTGCCTCTGACTGCAGTGCAGCTGCTGTGGGTGAATCTGATCATTGACACGCTCGCGGCCTTGGCGCTGGCGAGGGAGCTGATGGAGCCAGTTGGGCGGGACGAGGCGCTGATCAGTAATGTGATGTGGCGGAATCTGATGGCTCAGGCTGTGTACCAGATTGTGGTGTTGTTGGTGCTGCAGTTTAGAGGAGAGGGTCTGCTTGGTGTGAGTGAAAAGGTGAAGAACACTTTGATATTTAATGCATTTGTGATGTGTCAGGTATTTAATAAGTTCAATGCAAGGAAGCTTGAGAAGAGGAATGTGTTTGAAGGGTtgcaaaagaataaaatgtttGTGGGGATTGTTGGAGTGACACTGGTTCTTCAAGCATTGATGGTGCAGTTGTTGAATAAGTTTGCTGATACAGAGAAGCTGAGTTTGGAAGAGTGGGGAATTTGTGTGGGAATTGGGGCACTTTCATGGCCTATTGCTTGGCTTGTGAAGCTTAT ACCTTGGGAAATTATAATACAAAGAGGAATGACTGTTTAG
- the LOC125185421 gene encoding putative calcium-transporting ATPase 13, plasma membrane-type, protein MAKQFSRLSPSTLNHLIQEKNLHQLSQLNGARGIAASLKTDPLVGITGDEEDLAARKQAFGTNTYPSPPTTSFLHFILKAFKDRKLMILGLLALAALSLGFGIKDHGPKEGWYDGGIIFMSVILVLHVSALRNIIQCRLWDKLNKASGSTLVEVVRNSTRKEVSIYDVVVGDIVCLKIGDQVPTDGLFMDGHSLRLDESSRTGKSDHVEVDSTSNPFLFSGTLVADGYGKMLVTSVGMKTPMSHDTDQEAPLQISLNKITTSIEKLGSALASLAYVVLLIRYFTGNAEDANDGTRAKPDDAINFVGRIISAVVNIVLLAILRGLPLAVTLNLLYSMKRMMADRSMVRNLSACDTMCSVTTICTDKTGTLTMNKMKVKKFCLGKECFEEGMNIGRCVVELLREGVGLNTTGAVYTSGEGLVEFSGSPTEKAILSWAVAEMGMDMEEVKRGCEILHVEAFNSEKKRSGVLMKRDHEFHVHWKGAAEMILAMCSHYYDLEGNKKDFNDEERLQFNRIIQGMAASRLRCIAFAHKQLSHSKCDEVKKIQEDAMVLLGLVGLQDPCRPDVKQAVEDCHNAGVDVKMITGDNVFTAKAVATECGILHPGQDQDGCVVEGVEFRSYTHEERMEKVKAIRVMARSSPMDKLLMVQCLKMKGHVVAVTGHGTNDAPVLKEADIGLSMGIQATAVAKESSGIVIMDDNFASVVKALKWCRWAYINTQKFIQFQLTAHIAALIFDTVAVVSSGMLPLRALQVLWVNMVMNTLWVMALATEKPTKDQLMERRAVGRDEPLISNAMWRNLMAQAVYQIVVLLVLQFGGEGLFGVSEKVKNTLIFTAFVMCQVFNEFNARKLEKRNVFEGLHKNKLFMGIVGVTVLLHVVLLELLYKFGDKERLSLGEWGICVGIGALSWPLAWLVKLIPVPQRPFLSYVGF, encoded by the coding sequence ATGGCTAAGCAATTCTCCCGCCTCAGTCCATCAACCCTCAACCACCTCATCCAAGAAAAAAACCTCCACCAACTCTCACAACTCAACGGAGCTCGCGGCATCGCCGCATCGCTCAAAACAGACCCCCTCGTCGGAATCACCGGCGACGAAGAAGACCTTGCCGCCAGAAAACAAGCCTTCGGCACAAACACCTATCCATCTCCTCCCACAACGTCCTTCCTCCATTTCATACTCAAAGCTTTCAAGGATCGGAAGTTGATGATACTAGGCCTACTAGCACTTGCCGCTCTCTCTCTAGGCTTTGGGATCAAAGATCACGGCCCCAAAGAAGGTTGGTACGATGGAGGTATCATATTCATGTCCGTCATCCTCGTCCTCCACGTCTCCGCCTTGAGAAACATCATACAGTGCAGACTTTGGGACAAGCTCAACAAAGCAAGCGGCAGCACTTTAGTTGAGGTTGTAAGAAACAGCACAAGGAAAGAGGTCTCAATCTACGACGTCGTTGTAGGAGACATCGTATGCTTGAAGATCGGAGATCAAGTCCCCACAGACGGCCTCTTCATGGACGGGCACTCCCTGCGACTGGATGAATCCAGCAGGACTGGGAAGAGTGACCACGTGGAGGTCGACAGCACATCCAATCCCTTCCTATTCTCCGGCACCCTGGTGGCTGACGGCTATGGAAAGATGTTGGTCACGAGTGTCGGGATGAAAACTCCGATGAGCCATGATACAGACCAGGAGGCACCGCTACAGATCAGCCTCAACAAGATCACTACCTCAATAGAAAAGCTCGGTTCAGCTTTGGCTTCTCTGGCTTATGTCGTGTTGCTGATTCGATACTTCACCGGGAATGCTGAAGATGCGAATGATGGTACAAGGGCTAAACCAGATGACGCGATCAACTTTGTCGGAAGAATTATTTCAGCAGTTGTGAACATTGTTCTGCTTGCTATACTTCGGGGTTTGCCTCTTGCTGTCACTCTCAATCTTTTGTATTCTATGAAGAGGATGATGGCTGATCGATCCATGGTGAGGAACCTGTCCGCTTGCGATACCATGTGTTCTGTTACTACCATCTGCACGGACAAGACAGGTACACTAACTATGAATAAAATGAAGGTGAAAAAGTTTTGCTTAGGGAAGGAGTGTTTTGAAGAGGGCATGAATATTGGGAGGTGTGTTGTTGAGCTGCTTCGTGAGGGGGTCGGCCTCAACACGACGGGTGCTGTTTACACGTCCGGGGAAGGGCTCGTCGAGTTCTCTGGTAGCCCGACTGAGAAGGCTATCCTGTCGTGGGCTGTGGCGGAGATGGGGATGGATATGGAGGAGGTGAAGAGGGGTTGTGAGATTCTTCATGTGGAGGCATTCAACTCTGAGAAGAAGAGGAGTGGTGTTTTGATGAAGAGAGATCATGAATTTCATGTGCACTGGAAAGGAGCTGCTGAGATGATCCTTGCAATGTGCTCACACTACTATGATTTGGAAGGTAACaaaaaagattttaatgaTGAAGAAAGATTGCAATTTAATCGTATTATTCAAGGAATGGCTGCTTCCAGACTTAGATGCATTGCATTTGCACATAAACAGCTCTCTCATTCCAAGTGTGACGAGGTGAAGAAAATTCAAGAAGATGCCATGGTTCTACTAGGCTTAGTTGGGCTACAAGATCCATGCCGGCCTGATGTCAAGCAGGCAGTGGAAGATTGCCATAATGCAGGTGTGGATGTGAAGATGATCACCGGCGACAACGTGTTCACAGCCAAGGCTGTAGCCACAGAGTGTGGTATACTCCATCCAGGCCAAGATCAAGATGGATGTGTTGTTGAAGGAGTTGAGTTCCGCAGCTACACGCACGAGGAGCGGATGGAGAAAGTCAAGGCCATTCGTGTGATGGCCCGATCCTCCCCAATGGACAAGCTCCTCATGGTGCAGTGCTTGAAAATGAAAGGTCATGTAGTGGCAGTCACAGGACACGGCACAAACGATGCACCGGTGCTGAAAGAGGCCGACATAGGCCTATCCATGGGGATCCAAGCTACAGCGGTGGCCAAAGAGAGTTCTGGTATAGTAATCATGGATGATAACTTCGCGTCCGTGGTTAAAGCCTTGAAATGGTGTAGATGGGCCTACATCAACACACAGAAGTTCATTCAGTTTCAGCTGACAGCGCATATTGCAGCGCTGATCTTCGACACTGTGGCAGTGGTCTCGTCCGGGATGCTGCCACTGAGGGCATTGCAGGTGTTGTGGGTGAATATGGTGATGAACACGCTCTGGGTGATGGCTCTTGCCACGGAGAAGCCAACGAAGGATCAGCTAATGGAGAGACGGGCTGTGGGGCGGGATGAGCCGTTGATCAGTAATGCGATGTGGAGGAATCTGATGGCCCAGGCTGTGTACCAGATTGTGGTGTTGTTGGTGCTGCAGTTTGGAGGGGAGGGTCTGTTTGGGGTAAGTGAAAAGGTGAAGAATACTTTGATATTTACTGCTTTTGTGATGTGTCAGGTGTTTAATGAGTTCAATGCGAGGAAGCTTGAGAAGAGGAATGTGTTTGAGGGGTTGCATAAGAACAAGTTGTTTATGGGTATTGTGGGAGTGACTGTGCTTCTTCATGTGGTGTTGTTGGAGTTGTTGTACAAGTTTGGTGATAAAGAGAGGCTGAGTTTGGGGGAGTGGGGGATTTGTGTTGGGATTGGAGCACTTTCATGGCCTCTTGCTTGGCTTGTGAAGCTTATACCAGTTCCTCAAAGGCCATTTTTAAGTTATGTTGGTTTCTAA
- the LOC125220773 gene encoding putative calcium-transporting ATPase 13, plasma membrane-type, translating into MANQFPGVSPTILNHLVKSKNLNQLSLLNGARGIAASLRTDPLVGITGDEEDLAARHQAFGTNTYPSPLKKPLLRSILKAFKDRKTMILCLLALAALSLGFGIKEHGLKEGWQGGGSIFMSVILFLEVSTFKNNIHFRIWDKLNKASGNTLVEVVRNSTRKEVSIYDIVVGDIVCLKIGDRVPTDGLFMDGHSLRLDESSRTGESDHVEVDSTTNPFLFSGTLVADGYGKMLVTSVRMMSQDTALEVPLQIRLNKITTSIGKIGSAVAFLVHVMLLNRYFTGNTEDESDGTRDKPNDAINFVGRMISALVSMNVMVAIIDGLHLAVALLLTLEYSMKRMMADQAMVRKLPACETLGYATVICTHKTGTLTTNKMKVTKFWLGKHSSEGGLNMPRWVLELLREGAGLNTTGGVYMFRKGLKFSGSPTEKAILSWAVADLGMDMEEVKRDCEILHVEAFNSEKKRSGVLVKRDHEFHVHWKGAAEMILAMCSHYYDLDGNKKDLNDEEMMNFYHIIQRTAASGFRCVAFAHKQLSHSECDEVKKIQEDAMVLLGVVGLKDPCRPGVKKAVEDCQYAGVDVKMITGDNVFTAKAIATECGILRRGQNQDGCVVEGAEFRNYTDEERMERVEGIRVMARSSPTDKLLMVQCLKKKGHVVAVTGHSMNDAPALKEADIGLAMGIQGTELAKKSSDIVITDDNFASVVKALKWSRWAYINIQKFIQFLLTARIAALAFDTVAAISSERVPLRTVQMMWVNLFMNTLRELALDMEKSTKDRLMERQPMRRDEPLISKVMWRNLMTQAVYQIVALLVLQFRGENTMVFNTFILCQVFNAFNATKLERRNVFEALHKNKVFVGIAGMTLLVHVLMMEMLNDFAYTERLSLVQWWICVGIAAAAWPIACLVKLIPLPDWKMVGATTEPTAHP; encoded by the coding sequence ATGGCCAACCAATTCCCCGGCGTCAGTCCAACAATCCTGAACCACCTCGTCAAAAGCAAAAACCTCAACCAACTCTCACTACTCAACGGAGCTCGGGGCATCGCTGCATCGCTCAGAACAGACCCCCTCGTCGGAATCACTGGCGACGAAGAAGACCTCGCCGCCCGTCACCAAGCCTTCGGCACAAACACCTATCCCTCTCCTCTCAAAAAACCCTTACTCCGTTCCATACTCAAAGCTTTCAAGGATAGGAAGACGATGATCCTATGCCTACTAGCACTTGCCGCTCTCTCTCTAGGCTTTGGGATCAAAGAGCACGGCCTCAAAGAAGGTTGGCAGGGAGGAGGCAGCATATTCATGTCCGTCATCCTCTTCCTCGAAGTCTCAACTTTCAAAAACAACATACACTTCAGAATTTGGGACAAGCTCAACAAAGCAAGCGGCAACACTTTAGTTGAGGTTGTAAGAAACAGCACAAGGAAAGAGGTCTCAATCTACGACATCGTTGTAGGAGACATTGTATGCTTGAAGATCGGAGATCGAGTCCCCACAGATGGCCTCTTCATGGACGGGCACTCCCTGCGACTGGATGAATCCAGCAGGACTGGGGAGAGTGACCACGTGGAGGTCGACAGCACCACCAATCCCTTCCTCTTCTCCGGCACCCTGGTGGCTGACGGCTATGGAAAGATGTTGGTCACGAGTGTCAGGATGATGAGCCAGGATACAGCCCTGGAGGTGCCGCTACAGATCCGCCTCAACAAGATCACTACCTCCATAGGAAAGATTGGTTCAGCTGTGGCTTTTCTGGTTCATGTCATGTTGCTGAACCGATACTTCACCGGGAATACTGAAGATGAGTCTGATGGTACAAGGGATAAACCAAATGATGCGATCAACTTTGTCGGACGAATGATTTCAGCACTTGTGTCCATGAATGTTATGGTTGCTATAATTGATGGTTTGCATCTGGCTGTGGCTCTCTTACTGACTCTTGAGTATTCTATGAAGAGGATGATGGCTGATCAGGCTATGGTGAGGAAGCTCCCCGCTTGTGAAACCTTGGGTTATGCTACTGTCATCTGTACACACAAGACAGGTACACTCACTACGAATAAGATGAAGGTGACAAAGTTTTGGTTGGGGAAGCACTCCTCTGAAGGTGGTCTTAACATGCCAAGGTGGGTATTGGAGCTGCTCCGCGAGGGGGCCGGCCTTAACACGACGGGTGGTGTGTATATGTTCCGGAAAGGGCTCAAGTTCTCTGGTAGCCCAACAGAGAAGGCGATCCTGTCGTGGGCTGTGGCGGATTTGGGGATGGATATGGAGGAAGTGAAGAGGGATTGTGAGATTCTTCATGTGGAGGCATTCAACTCTGAGAAGAAGAGGAGTGGTGTTTTGGTGAAGAGAGATCATGAATTTCATGTGCATTGGAAAGGAGCAGCTGAGATGATCCTTGCAATGTGCTCACACTACTATGATTTGGATGGTAACAAAAAAGATTTGAATGATgaagagatgatgaatttCTATCACATCATTCAACGCACGGCTGCTTCAGGCTTTAGGTGCGTTGCTTTTGCACACAAACAACTCTCTCATTCCGAGTGTGACGAGGTGAAGAAAATTCAAGAAGATGCCATGGTTCTACTAGGCGTAGTTGGTCTAAAAGATCCATGCCGGCCTGGGGTGAAGAAGGCTGTTGAAGATTGCCAGTACGCAGGTGTGGATGTGAAGATGATCACCGGCGACAACGTGTTCACGGCCAAGGCCATAGCCACAGAGTGTGGAATACTCCGTCGAGGCCAAAATCAAGACGGATGTGTAGTTGAAGGAGCTGAGTTCCGTAACTACACAGACGAGGAGCGGATGGAGAGGGTCGAGGGCATCCGCGTGATGGCAAGATCCTCCCCAACAGACAAGCTCCTCATGGTGCAGTGCTTAAAGAAGAAAGGCCATGTGGTGGCAGTCACAGGACACAGCATGAACGATGCACCGGCATTGAAGGAGGCCGACATAGGCCTAGCGATGGGGATCCAAGGCACAGAGTTGGCAAAAAAGAGTTCTGATATAGTAATCACGGATGATAACTTTGCGTCTGTGGTTAAAGCCTTGAAATGGAGTAGATGGGCCTACATCAACATACAGAAGTTCATTCAGTTTCTGCTGACAGCGCGTATTGCGGCGCTGGCCTTTGACACTGTGGCGGCGATCTCGTCCGAGAGGGTGCCACTGAGGACAGTGCAGATGATGTGGGTGAATCTGTTCATGAACACGCTCAGGGAGCTGGCTCTTGACATGGAGAAGTCAACGAAGGATCGACTAATGGAGAGACAGCCCATGCGGCGGGATGAGCCGTTGATCAGTAAAGTGATGTGGAGGAATCTGATGACCCAGGCTGTGTACCAGATTGTGGCGCTGTTGGTACTGCAGTTTAGAGGAGAAAATACCATGGTCTTTAACACGTTTATATTGTGTCAGGTGTTTAATGCGTTCAATGCTACGAAGCTGGAGAGGAGGAATGTGTTTGAGGCATTGCACAAGAACAAGGTGTTTGTGGGGATTGCGGGAATGACTTTGCTTGTTCATGTGTTGATGATGGAGATGTTGAACGATTTTGCGTATACTGAGAGGCTGAGTTTGGTACAGTGGTGGATTTGTGTTGGGATTGCCGCTGCTGCTTGGCCTATTGCTTGCCTTGTGAAGCTCATACCGCTTCCCGATTGGAAAATGGTTGGAGCAACTACCGAACCAACTGCCCACCCATAA
- the LOC125220781 gene encoding putative calcium-transporting ATPase 13, plasma membrane-type isoform X1 — translation MSEIMIKAKSGCMELVHLHGSSNLNKKMWHNTFLTIYCSRAFLSPPSTIAIDHHLEGPQGVATALNSDPHDGITGDEQAFGTNTYPSPPPNKTFLHFTLTPFKDPSNLLLLACAAISLAIGINVPRCRQGLYDGATIFFLVFLIISISAVINFTQSRRLPKLTSNVLVQVVRSSTGEEVPIHDVVVGDIVFLNTGDQVPADGLFLDGHSLRVESEIKSSANHFRFSGTKVAEGYGKMLVTGVRMNTLLGEMMRRIAGVTEQATTLQSSLNKLASSMLKLGLAADFLVLVVWVIRYFTEYAQDDNGEKEFNWSRTKAVDVINSAIGIVAAVIIAVVATPERSPLALTLTLAYSMKRMMAEFRNYTDEERMERSSPFDKILMVQCLKTKDHVVAVTGDGTNDAPPLKEADIGLSMGIQGTEVYNNIQKFIQFQLTVNITALAVNFVAAVSAGEVPLTAVQLLWVNLIIDTLAALALARELMEPVGRDEALISNVMWRNLMAQAVYQIVVLLVLQFRGEGLLGVSEKVKNTLIFNAFVMCQVFNKFNARKLEKRNVFEGLQKNKMFVGIVGVTLVLQALMVQLLNKFADTEKLSLEEWGICVGIGALSWPIAWLVKLIPVPQTPFFCYISFKKWRGT, via the coding sequence aTGTCAGAAATCATGATCAAAGCAAAGTCAGGGTGCATGGAGCTGGTGCATTTGCATGGCTCATCCAatctcaacaaaaaaatgtggcACAACACTTTCCTCACCATCTACTGTTCCAGAGCCTTCCTCTCTCCACCTTCAACAATCGCCATTGACCACCACCTCGAAGGACCTCAAGGCGTCGCCACCGCCCTCAATTCCGACCCCCACGACGGAATAACCGGCGACGAACAAGCCTTTGGCACAAACACCTACCCATCTCCTCCTCCCAACAAAACCTTCCTCCACTTTACGCTCACACCTTTCAAGGATCCATCCAACCTCCTCCTGCTAGCCTGCGCCGCAATCTCTCTAGCCATTGGCATCAACGTGCCCCGCTGCAGACAAGGCTTGTACGACGGCGCTACCATATTCTTCCTCGTCTTCCTCATCATCTCCATCTCCGCTGTTATCAACTTCACCCAGAGCAGACGCCTCCCCAAACTAACCAGCAACGTTTTAGTACAAGTTGTCAGAAGCAGCACAGGGGAAGAGGTCCCAATCCACGATGTCGTTGTTGGCGACATTGTATTCTTGAACACCGGTGATCAGGTCCCCGCAGACGGCCTCTTCTTGGATGGCCACTCTCTTCGTGTGGAGAGTGAGATCAAAAGCTCGGCCAACCACTTTCGCTTCTCCGGAACCAAGGTGGCTGAAGGCTATGGGAAAATGTTGGTGACTGGTGTTAGGATGAACACTCTGTTGGGAGAGATGATGAGGAGGATAGCCGGGGTTACAGAGCAGGCGACGACGCTGCAGAGCAGCCTAAACAAGCTCGCTTCCTCTATGTTAAAGCTCGGTTTGGCTGCGGATTTTCTGGTTCTTGTTGTGTGGGTGATTCGATACTTCACAGAGTATGCACAAGATGACAATGGGGAGAAAGAGTTTAATTGGAGCAGGACTAAAGCAGTTGATGTGATCAACTCTGCCATAGGGATTGTTGCAGCTGTGATCATTGCTGTGGTTGCTACACCGGAACGTTCGCCTCTGGCTTTGACTCTAACTCTTGCCTATTCTATGAAGAGGATGATGGCTGAGTTCCGTAACTACACAGACGAGGAGCGGATGGAGAGATCCTCCCCATTTGACAAGATCCTCATGGTGCAGTGCTTGAAGACGAAAGACCATGTGGTGGCAGTCACAGGAGACGGGACGAACGATGCACCGCCCTTAAAAGAGGCGGACATAGGCCTGTCGATGGGGATCCAAGGCACAGAGGTTTACAACAACATACAGAAGTTCATTCAGTTCCAGTTGACAGTCAACATCACGGCGCTGGCGGTCAACTTTGTGGCAGCCGTATCAGCCGGGGAGGTGCCTCTGACTGCAGTGCAGCTGCTGTGGGTGAATCTGATCATTGACACGCTCGCGGCCTTGGCGCTGGCGAGGGAGCTGATGGAGCCAGTTGGGCGGGACGAGGCGCTGATCAGTAATGTGATGTGGCGGAATCTGATGGCTCAGGCTGTGTACCAGATTGTGGTGTTGTTGGTGCTGCAGTTTAGAGGAGAGGGTCTGCTTGGTGTGAGTGAAAAGGTGAAGAACACTTTGATATTTAATGCATTTGTGATGTGTCAGGTATTTAATAAGTTCAATGCAAGGAAGCTTGAGAAGAGGAATGTGTTTGAAGGGTtgcaaaagaataaaatgtttGTGGGGATTGTTGGAGTGACACTGGTTCTTCAAGCATTGATGGTGCAGTTGTTGAATAAGTTTGCTGATACAGAGAAGCTGAGTTTGGAAGAGTGGGGAATTTGTGTGGGAATTGGGGCACTTTCATGGCCTATTGCTTGGCTTGTGAAGCTTATACCTGTTCCACAAACACCATTTTTCTGTTATATCAGTTTCAAAAAGTGGAGAGGTACATGA
- the LOC125185437 gene encoding ATP-sulfurylase 3, chloroplastic-like — MDQWLRQRNFGDLNILPFKVVAYDKTQSKMAFFDSSRAHDFVFISGTKMRSLAKTRESPPDGFMCLNSHSSLYYNFPRYKLHKPSKRP, encoded by the exons ATGGACCAATGGTTG AGACAGAGAAACTTTGGAGACCTCAACATATTGCCTTTCAAG GTGGTTGCCTATGACAAGACACAGAGTAAGATGGCATTCTTTGATTCATCAAGAGCTCATGACTTTGTGTTCATATCTGGGACTAAG ATGCGGAGCCTGGCTAAGACCCGGGAGAGCCCTCCGGACGGATTCATGTGCCTAAACAGTCATTCCTCTTTGTATTATAATTTCCCAAG GTATAAGCTTCACAAGCCAAGCAAGAGGCCATGA